Below is a genomic region from Fusobacterium nucleatum.
TATTTTATTTTCTTCTACTTCTTTTTTTACATTACAACCTGGCTCATGAACATGAGAACAGTTTAAAAATTTACAGCTATCTACATTTGAAAATTCTGGAAATAATGAAATTAGCTCTTCTCTATTTTCTATATTTGGAACTTCTATTGAAGAAAAACCAGGAGTGTCTATTATATAGCCACCTCCTTTCATTTTAATCATATTAGAGTCTCTTGTTGTATGTTTTCCTCTTTGTAATCTCTCACTAATTTCACCAGTTTTTAAAATTCTTTCACTTTGTAAAAAATTAATAAAACTTGATTTTCCTACTCCACTAGGTCCACCAATAACTGTTATTTTATCCTTTAAAAAACTTTCAACTTCTTCTAAGCCTTTATTCTCATGACAAGAAATTAAAAACATTGGAACAGATATTTTTTCTAAAAAAGATAATTTTTCTTTTAATTCTACTAACTCTTCTTCTGTTAAATAATCTATTTTATTTACAATTACAATAGGCTTTACCTTATAATAAAATGCTGTAAGTAACAAAAGGTTTATTCTTTCAAAATCTATGTTTGGGTGTTTTGCTGCAAACTGTATTGCCAAATAATCAACATTTGCAACAACAGGTCTTATAAGCATATTATCTCTTTTAAATATCTCAATTATTGAATTATCCTCTGAGATTTCAACTCTATCTCCTACAACACAATTGTATTTATTATTAGTTTTTTTTAAAATTCCTCTTAATTTACATTCAAAAACTTCACCATTACTTTCTACATAATAAAAGCCTTGAATTTTATTTATCACTACACCTTGAATTTTCTTACCCCCTTATTCTAATCCATTACTGATTAAGAAATCAAATTTTTGTCCTCTTGATATAGGTTCTCCACTTTTTGGTGAAGTTGCAATAACTTGATTGATAGGTAAATCTGATTTTATTCTCTTAACTTCTCCTACTTTCATACCATTTTTATTAAGTAAAGAGCTTGCTTCTATATAGTTCATTCCAATCAAATCATCTAAGAATACTGATGGAGATTCTTTACTTATCCATACTTTTATATTTCTTGCTCTTTTTACAATAGTCCCTTCTGATGGTTCTTGTAAAGCAACTGTTCCATAAGGTAAATCAGAATATACTTCTCCCATTTCTCTAATATTTAAAGCAGAATGAGATATAGTTTTCTTAGCTTCATCTATATTAAGTCCTAATAGATTCGGTGCTTTATAGTAAAATTCATTAAAATAATATCTTTGAAATACATTAGAACCTAATTTTATTATTGCTAATATTAAAACTATATTTAAAATTATTTTTGCTAACTTTTTCTTATCATCTTTTTTTTCTTCTATTTCTATTACTTCTTCTTCAAATTCTAAATTATCTAAATCTAAGTCATCAACTTCATTTTCTTTTCTAAATTTTTTCATTTGTTTGTTTCTCCTATAAATTAACTTTTAAAAATATTTATTAAATCAAAATATTTAACTAATTTTACCATACTTTATTAATTGATACAAGAGTAAATTTAAAATATTATTATGGA
It encodes:
- the rsgA gene encoding ribosome small subunit-dependent GTPase A, coding for MNKIQGFYYVESNGEVFECKLRGILKKTNNKYNCVVGDRVEISEDNSIIEIFKRDNMLIRPVVANVDYLAIQFAAKHPNIDFERINLLLLTAFYYKVKPIVIVNKIDYLTEEELVELKEKLSFLEKISVPMFLISCHENKGLEEVESFLKDKITVIGGPSGVGKSSFINFLQSERILKTGEISERLQRGKHTTRDSNMIKMKGGGYIIDTPGFSSIEVPNIENREELISLFPEFSNVDSCKFLNCSHVHEPGCNVKKEVEENKISKERYDFYKKTLEILLERWNRYD
- a CDS encoding PASTA domain-containing protein; this translates as MKKFRKENEVDDLDLDNLEFEEEVIEIEEKKDDKKKLAKIILNIVLILAIIKLGSNVFQRYYFNEFYYKAPNLLGLNIDEAKKTISHSALNIREMGEVYSDLPYGTVALQEPSEGTIVKRARNIKVWISKESPSVFLDDLIGMNYIEASSLLNKNGMKVGEVKRIKSDLPINQVIATSPKSGEPISRGQKFDFLISNGLE